From a single Podarcis raffonei isolate rPodRaf1 chromosome 10, rPodRaf1.pri, whole genome shotgun sequence genomic region:
- the LOC128422128 gene encoding opsin-VA-like, producing the protein MGNDSSLATVEITVHPTIFPRAGYGVLAFLMFINALFSIFNNFLVIAVTLKNPQLRNPINIFILNVSFSDLMMSLCGTTIVIATNYRGYFFLGKRFCTFQGFAVNYFGIVSLWSLTILAYERYNVVCQPLGTLQMSKKRGYQLLGFIWVFCLFWAVVPLFGWSSYGPEGVQTSCSIGWEDRSWNNYSFLIVYFLSCFFIPVLIIGFSYGNVIRSLRGLNKKVEEMGGKGNPEEEFRAVIMVLVMVVAFLICWLPYTVFALTVVIDPALNISPLAATIPTYLSKTSPVYNPIIYIFLNKQFRECAVEFITCGQVVLAKPDEEISTSAAPAESKTPCKINQVTPV; encoded by the exons ATGGGGAATGATAGTTCTCTTGCAACTGTGGAGATTACCGTGCATCCTACCATTTTCCCAAGAGCTGGATATGGAGTCTTGGCTTTCCTGATGTTTATTAATGCTTTATTTTCAATATTTAATAATTTTTTGGTTATTGCTGTAACGCTGAAGAATCCTCAGCTCCGTAACCCCATCAACATATTCATTCTCAATGTCTCCTTTTCAGATCTTATGATGTCCCTCTGTGGGACCACCATTGTTATAGCTACAAACTACCGCGGATATTTCTTCCTGGGAAAGAGGTTCTGCACTTTCCAAGGATTTGCTGTCAATTATTTCG GAATTGTTTCTCTTTGGTCCCTGACCATTTTAGCTTACGAAAGATACAATGTGGTCTGCCAGCCTCTGGGAACTCTCCAGATGAGCAAGAAGAGAGGTTACCAGCTCCTTGGTTTCATCTGGGTTTTCTGTCTCTTCTGGGCTGTGGTCCCACTCTTTGGCTGGAGTTCTTATGGACCCGAAGGAGTCCAGACATCCTGCTCCATTGGCTGGGAAGACAGATCTTGGAACAACTATAGCTTTCTGATTGTATACTTCTTGTCCTGCTTCTTTATCCCTGTCTTGATCATTGGGTTTTCATATGGCAATGTCATTAGGTCACTGCGTGGG CTAAATAAGAAAGTTGAAGAAATGGGAGGAAAAGGTAATCCAGAAGAAGAGTTTCGAGCCGTAATTATGGTGCTTGTGATGGTGGTGGCTTTTTTGATCTGCTGGCTGCCATACACAGTCTTTGCTCTTACTGTTGTTATTGACCCAGCCCTGAATATTTCCCCTCTGGCTGCAACCATCCCAACATATCTCTCCAAAACAAGCCCAGTATACAACCCAATCATCTACATTTTCTTGAACAAACAG TTTCGTGAGTGCGCGGTTGAATTTATAAcctgtggccaagttgttctggcaaaaccagatgaAGAGATTTCGACATCCGCAGCTCCAGCTGAATCCAAAACTCCTTGTAAGATCAACCAAGTGACTCCAGTCTGA